One region of Populus trichocarpa isolate Nisqually-1 chromosome 4, P.trichocarpa_v4.1, whole genome shotgun sequence genomic DNA includes:
- the LOC7472563 gene encoding uncharacterized protein LOC7472563, with protein sequence MAKFCVLLCFSLLLIFGFPAIGSATKEEIGMYELKKGNFSVKLTNYGAHIISLLLPDKYGKVADIVLGYDTIKEYKNDSSNFGATVGRVANRIAGAQFTLNGTLYKLVANEGKNMLHGGRKGFSTVVWKVKKYSPEGRTPCIVFAYHSFDGEEGFPGDLHVIVGYKLLGDNKLRITMKAKALNKATPVNLVNHAYWNLGGHNSGDILSEEIQIFASHYTPVDSQLIPTGEIVTVKGTPYDFLKPNTIGSKINKLTNGYDINYALDGSGNDKLKKVAIVRDKKSGRMMEILTNQPGVQFYTSNTLYQKGKGGFVYEPYAALCLETQGFPDSVNHPNFPSQIVNPGTYYKHQMLIKFSNF encoded by the exons ATGGCCAAGTTTTGTGTGTTGTTGTGTTTTAGCCTGCTGCTGATTTTCGGGTTTCCAGCTATTGGCTCTGCAACAAAGGAAGAGATTGGGATGTATGAGCTCAAGAAAGGAAATTTCTCTGTGAAACTTACCAATTATGGCGCACATATTATCTCCCTTCTTCTCCCTGATAAATACG gAAAGGTAGCTGATATTGTCCTTGGCTATGATACTATCAAGGAATACAAG AATGATTCATCAAACTTTGGAGCCACTGTGGGACGAGTTGCCAATAGAATTGCTGGTGCTCAATTTACTTTGAATGGAACTCTATATAAACTAGTTGCTAATGAAGGGAAGAACATGCTTCATG GCGGCCGTAAAGGATTTAGTACGGTTGTTTGGAAAGTGAAAAAGTACAGCCCTGAAGGACGTACCCCTTGCATTGTCTTTGCCTATCACAGCTTTGATGGTGAAGAAG GATTCCCCGGTGATCTCCATGTAATTGTGGGATACAAGCTCCTTGGAGACAACAAATTGCGTATAACAATGAAAGCAAAAGCTCTAAACAAGGCCACTCCGGTTAATCTAGTTAACCATGCCTATTGGAACCTTGGTGGACACAATAGTGGTGATATCTTGTCAGAGGAAATTCAGATCTTCGCTTCGCACTACACTCCTGTTGACAGCCAACTCATTCCTACAGGAGAGATTGTGACAGTGAAAGGAACACCCTATGATTTTCTCAAACCCAACACCATCGGAAGCAAGATCAACAAACTCACTAATGGCTATGACATCAACTATGCACTTGATGGAAGTGGAAACGACAAGTTGAAGAAAGTAGCAATTGTGCGTGATAAGAAGTCTGGAAGAATGATGGAGATATTAACAAATCAACCAGGTGTGCAGTTCTACACAAGCAACACTTTGTACCAGAAGGGAAAAGGTGGATTCGTGTATGAACCTTATGCAGCTCTTTGTCTAGAGACTCAAGGATTTCCTGATTCAGTAAATCACCCCAACTTCCCTTCACAGATTGTGAATCCAGGGACGTACTATAAGCATCAGATGTTGATCAAGTTTTCGAATTTCTAG